The genomic region ATTAACCCAAGTGACAATATAATAATTACCTATGACCCGGAACAGGTAATTTTTGACAGCCTCGCATAATTAAAAATTTCCTGCCCGAGTTGTGTGGCCTTGTTTTTTGTCCTAGAGTGAAAATTGTTGCTGTTATGTTTGATTTGGCTTACTTTGCTGTTAAATATAGCTAATGCTATATTTTTTAGTGATGGCTATGAATCAGCGAAAATAACAGTCGTCACTTCATTTGATACGCATTATTTCACCGGGTAGCAATCTCATATCAGATGTGAAGCAGGAGAAACAACGATGTCCAATGGACGTGCGGAGGAGCAGGCAATTCGTCGCTCCCGTAAAATTAAGTTCGCACTGATGGGACCGGCCTTCATTGTGGCGATTGGCTATATCGATCCCGGTAACTTTGCCACCAATATTCAGGCCGGTGCGGCCTATGGTTATCAGCTGCTTTGGGTTGTCGTTTGGGCCAATATTATGGCGATGGTCATCCAGCTAATGTCGGCGAAACTTGGAATTGCTACCAATAAAAACCTTGCGGAGCACATTCGCGATCGCTTCCCAAGGCCAGCCGTCTGGTTCTACTGGGTACAGGCAGAAATTATCGCGATGGCCACCGATCTGGCTGAATTTATTGGCGCGGCAATGGGGTTCAGACTGATCTTCGGTATCAGCCTGTTGCAGGGCGCATTATTAACCGGTGTGGTGACTTTCTTAATCCTGATGCTGCAAAAGCAGGGTAAAAAGCCACTTGAACTGCTCATCGGCGGTCTTTTACTGTTTGTGGCTGCCGCTTACGTGATAGAACTTTTTTACTCGCAGCCAAAATTCATTGCATTACTGCAGGGGATAGCGATTCCATCTTTGCCCACCTCAGACGCTATTTTACTGGCCGCTGGCGTGTTGGGTGCGACAATTATGCCACATGTCATTTATTTGCATTCTTCTCTGACCCAAAGCCCGGATGGTGCCTCGCGTGCAGAACGTTATGTCTCAACCAGACTGGATGTTGCTATCGCCATGACCATTGCTGGATTTGTAAATCTGGCGATGATGGCCACCGCTGCGGCTGCCTTTCATTTTAGTGGACACACGGGGATTGCTGGGCTGGATCAGGCCTATCTGACGCTCGATCCATTGTTGGGACGGGCTGCGTCGCTGGTATTCGGCCTCAGCCTGCTCGCTGCCGGATTGTCTTCCACCGTGGTGGGCACAATGGCAGGACAGGTGGTCATGCAAGGTTTTATTCATGTGCGCATCCCGCTGCCGGTTCGTCGGCTGGTAACCATGCTGCCCTCTTTTATTGTTATTATTGCTGGCTGGGAGCCGACGCGCATTCTGGTGTTGAGCCAGGTTTTGCTGAGTTTTGGCATCGCACTTGCGCTGGTTCCCCTGCTTATTTTCACAGGCAATCGTGAACTGATGGGCGATATGGTCAATACCCGTCTGATGCACAACACAGGGAAGGCCATTGTAGTGGTGGTGGTGGCGCTGAATCTCTATTTGCTCGTCTCGATGATTTTATAAAAATGCCCAACCTGCGGCCTTTTACAACCGCATGCTGATGTTGTGGGTCACCGTTAAGGATAAGGGTTTTCATCACGATATCGTTTATCATCGTGCCATCTGCGTTCTCGTTCCCATTCGCGATGCCGCCGCCACTCCTCATGCTGTCGCCATGCTTCATGGCGACGCCATTGCTGATAACACCAACAACGCTCCTCGTCATCACGATAATTATCCCAGTCCTGCTGGTCCCGCAAGCGCCCACCACCCTAGTAGCGACCATGTGGATCACGATCGCTGACGTGGAGCTGTACGCCAGGGGCCAGCACAATGTCGGCACCATCGGCTTGTGCCGTTTTCACCGCTAATGGAGGTAAGCATGCCAGCAGTGCTACAATGATAGACAGGCGTTTCATTCTTCGCTCCTTACCAACGGCATATGGCTCCGCTGTGAGGGCAGCTTATATAAGAGCGTGCTCTGGTTACGCCCTGGAAACTCTTAATCTGGTTTGTTCTTGGAAAATTGAGAGTTTTCCGCAAGTTGCCGCCGCAGTTCACAGCGGGAACAGGATTATCCCAGAATGCTGTCGATATACTTCAGCTCGCATCGCTGAATTCACGTTGGGAGAGCATACCGACAGCATCATCAATCTGGCTGGTCTTGCTGGGACCAATCAGTACCGAGGTAACACGACCTCCCGAAACACCCAGGCGAGCGCCATTTGCGAGAATTTTTGCCCGCGCTGCTGCACCAGCGTATTAAGCTGGCGTACTTTCTCCATTTTGTGTGGGGTCAGCTGTTCGGCATTGAGGAATTGACTGCTACTGGCCGCGCGAGAATCTTGCGGGATGCCCTGTAAATAGAGGTCGGTCAGTACGCCGCCAGCCTGGGGCGAAAAAGCGATACACCCCACGCCCTTCGAACTCAAGACATCCAGCAGGCTATTTTCTGGTGCGCGCTCGAACATCGAATATTTTGGTTGATGAATTAGGCAGGGTGTACCAAGCTCTCGCAGCAGTGTGGTTGTTTTGTCTGCGAGTTTGGCAGGGTAATTTGACAGTCCGATATAAAGTGCTTTGCGCTGACACACGATATGATCCAACGCGGCCATGGTCTCTTCAAGGGGCGTTTCCGGGTCTGGTCGATGATGATAAAAAATATCCACATAATCCAGCCCCATACGTTTGAGGCTTTGATTAAGACTGGCGATAAGATATTTACGAGAGCTCCAGTCACCATAGGGGCCATCCCACATAGTGGGACCTGCTTTCGTTGAGATAATCAGCTCATATTGCAGGTCATAAAAATCCTGCTGCAAAATTCGCCCAAAATTTTCCTCTGCGGAACCGGGCGGTGGGCCATAGTTATCAGCGAGATCAAAGTGAATGATGCAATTATCAAATGCATGCTGCAGGAAGCGACGACAGCGATCTGCCATGGCATTATGGCCAAAATTGTGCCACAGCCCCAGAGATATTGCGGGAAGCTTCAGTCAGCTCAGGCCACAGCATTGATACATCATTGTCTGGTAGCGTTTAATATCAGGCTGATAAACCATGAATTTGTCCTGTTGGTACAGTAAGTGTTGGCTGATAATTCAGTAGTATATGCGTTTACACCACCTGACCTGCCCCCAGTATTAGATACAACCTTCAGTTAGTAATGTCGGTTGGTTTTTCTTCATGTTTCCCGTTTCGCCAGCATGCTGCAAATTCAAGCGGCGTCTGGTAATTCAGCGATGAATGAGGTCTGGACTCGTTATAATCCTGCCGCCAGTCATTAATGATTTTCCGGGCATGAAGAATATCGCTGAACCAGTGCTCATTCAGGCATTCATCCCGAAAGCGTCCGTTAAAACTCTCAATAAATCCGTTCTGTGTTGGCTTACCCGGCTGGATAAGTCGCAGTTCTACACCATGCTCAAAAGCCCACTGTTCGAGCGCACAGCAGGTAAATTCCGGGCCCTGATCGGTTCTTATCGTTGCCGGATAGCCGCGAAACAGCGCGAGGCCGTCCAGAATACGTGCGACCTGAACGCCTGAAATACCGAAAGCGGCGGTGATCGTCAGACACTCCTTCGTGAAATCATCCACGCAGGTCAGGCACTTAATCCGGCGGCCGCTGGAAAGTGCATCCATGACAAAATCCATCGACCATGTCAGGTTCGGCGCATCCGGGCGGAGAAGCGGAAGCCGCTCAGTCGCCAGACCCTTACGGCGTCGCCTGCGTTTTACACCGAGACCGTTAAGGTGATAGATGCGGTAAACCCTCTTGTGGTTGACGTGAAGGCCCTCCCGACGCAATAACTGCCAGATGCGCCGGTAACCAAATCGGCGACGTTCAAGTGCCAGCTCTGTGATACGCAGAGATAGTTGCGCGTCAGCAGCCGGACGCTGAACCGAATAACGGCAGGTTGAAAGGGACAGACCGGCCAGCCTGCAGGCACGACGTTGCGACAGACCCGTTATCTCACACATGACTTCCACGGCTTCCCGCTTCTGGTCTGTCGTCAGAACTTTCGGCCCAGAGCCACCTTAAGCGCCTCCTTATCCAGCATGGCTTCAGCGAGCAGCTTCTTGAGGCGGGCGTTCTCCTCTTCAAGTGACTTGAGCCGCTTCACTTCGGGGACTTCCATGCCGCCAAACTTCTTGCGCCCGGTGTAGAAGGTAGCGTCTGAAATAGCATGCTTGCGGCAGAGTTCCCGGGCCGAAACCCCGGCTTCGGCCTCGCGGAGAATACTGATGATCTGTTCGTCGGAAAATCGCTTCTTCATGGGGATGTCCTCATGTGACTTATGAAGACATTACTAACATCGCGCTGTATTAATCAACGGGGAGCAGGTCAGTATCCGCAAACGTGCTCTGGCCCACGTCTTCGGCCCGAGAAATGCCCCGACCCTGCGACGATTGCTGGCCCTGTTAAGCAAATTTAACATTGCCTTTTATATGACAGATGCCTGGCCGGTTTATAAAGTTCGGTTAAGTGCAACAGGCCACGTGGTGAGCAAGAAATATACCCAACGGACAGAACGACATAATCTTAATCTTCGCACACATATCAAACGACTGACCCGCAGAACAATTTGCTTTTCGAAGTCAGAGGAAATGCACGATAAGATCATCGGTTGGTATCTTACTCTTCATCATTATCAATAAATCTGCGTCACGACCCAATATCATCAGGTAGAGCCTGAAATCTCTGAGAGAGTATTTTCATGGGCGACAGCATGATCTCCTGTTCAGCTAAAAATCAAGCATATTCAATGATCACGGGTATAGTTAGTTTATATCTTTCACCTTTAACTCTCCTTTATCTACCCACACGGAAAAAGTCACACTATAACTATTCCCATTTTTCATAGTATGATCTTCTTTCATTCGTATTGCATTAATAGAAAACACATATGATTTACCTGGCTCAAAGATAAAACCAAAACTAGAGACGCATTTATCTGAATATAATTTAGGTGTATTTCCAATAGTGAATTGTTTATCCAACATATTTTCACTATTACCAAGCTCATTTATACTTAATAAAGATATTCTTTCGTTTTCAGTATCTGGTAGTGTAACGCAAATACCATCACCTACAACACTTACATTAGCCCGATGATTTTCTGGGCGAGTATCATTTATGTGACAGGATGTTATAAATAAAACAGGAATAAATACACTTATGCTTTTCATCATATCGTTCTCTTATAAAATTGATGCTGGCAATATTTTTCTATATAGCGAAATAGTATTATCATCTAATTTTCCCTGAAAACCAGCTTGACGGCCAATTTCGCTTTTCAGACCATTTACACCATATTTTTTTAATAAAAAGTAATCTGCAATAATCTGAGCCTGCTGCTCCATGCTGTATTTACTTAAATTTTTATTCGGATCGATTATATATTTATAAGTTGATACCCAGCTAAATATACCTCTTGTTCTAACCCACATTCCGTGCTGATGTTGCCAGACATGAGTCATTTCATGCATAAAAAAATGCTGGTTAAATTTTGAAGATAAAGAGAAATCCTTAAGATATGTTTCTTTTCTGAAATACATTTCACCATTTGGCGTCACCCCAAAAAACTTCCCTTGCAAACCAAATGGGAGATAACTCTCACAATGAACCCATACCTTATTCCATTGAATTGAACTACCGAAAACTGTCTGAGCTAAATTTTTTTCCCCTAATGTTAAGAGGCGTAAAGAATTTTCCGTTTACATAAGTAATCCTCTGTCAGAAACACAAACACGATCATAATGAGTAAATGATAAATTCTGTATAAACTAAACTAAACAGGAAATATATTTTTAGGAATTATGCCCGAAAACATAAAAACCTCTGGTTGCTCATTGCTATTTTCATAAAAATATACTATGCGAGCTTCTCCATATAATCCGCCCACACCTGCAACCACTTCCGGCACTCAGCATCATACTTATACAAATTATAAATCCCTTCAACACCACCGCGCGTATGACCCAATACGGCCTCGGCAACCTCATTTGGACACTGTAAACGAGATAATCCAGTACGCACTGTACGCCGCAAGTCGTGAGGCGTCCAATGAGGTATATCAAGCATTTGACCGTTTTCACGTAATCGCCATGAGTTTTCAGTGAGGTACTTCTGCTGGATTGGTTTTTTAGTCGCCTGCGAAGGGAACAAATATTTGTCAGAGGTCAGGCGTAGTACTTTGAGAAAGCCAATCGCCTGATCCGATAACTGAACGTAACGCTCTACGCCAGTCTTAGTTTCCCGAAGATGAATGGTGCCTTTTTCAAGATCAACATCATCCCAAGCCATGTTGCAGACTTCACCTGTTCGGCATCCTGTCCAGAGTGTCAGCCGTAGCACGTTTTTAATCGTTGGCGTATAAGCAGAACCCGGAAGCCATTTAAGAAATTTTCCAAGCTCGACCTCGCTAAGTACCCGTGTTCCACGACCATTTGTGAGCTTGATCCTAGTCTGTCGCAAGCTGAATTTTGCTAACAACGCCGGATTCGCAAAACTGTCGTCAAAACGACCAAGGCCAATAGCAAACTCATAAGAAAGTGAAAGTTCCCTCAGAACATTACCAGCCTGTACAGGCGCGCCTCGGGCTACAATACCATTAATTAAATTGATGACATCCTGCCGCGTAATCTCAGCAGCATTTCGTGTTCCTAAGCTTTTAACGGCATCACCATAGAGAGTACGACGAACCTCGACCTGCCCTTTCGGCTTTCTGGCACCGGAAATGATCCTCCCATCCTTCGTTTTACGATCCTCAATACGCCCGGTAAGATACAACTCAACCAACCCTTCAACTGTCAGCACTGCCGCTTTCGGTTTTTGGCTCTCTTCTAGTAGGCGTTGCTTCTCATCTTTTAGCTCAGACGCCGGACAGCGCCCTTCACTTCTGATTAGTTTGAGTTCTTGCAACTTCATGCGGGCCATTGCGAGAGAGGTTTGCGGAAAGCTTCCAATTTTTACCTGTGACAGCTTATTGGTCACTGGGCTAGTATAGCGGTAGAAAAAGGTCTTGATACCAGAAGCTCCGCAAGTCACACGCAAGCCCCGGTTTTCGCCCGTATCGGATTTGTTTTTGTCGCCGGGCTTCATCATTTCGACCGCTTTGGATGACAAAGGTTTGCCTGCTGGTTTATCCGTCATACAAGATCCATTTTATGGCTAACCAATTGATTTATCTAGGCTGTAACACAGCTTTTCTTTCCAAGTGTAGGTTGTGAGTTTATTTAGTACAATTATACCATAACCTACATAACAACCTACATTTCGACCTACACTTATATGTGGGTTTTGGTGATTTTTTATAAGACAACGTGATATCTAATGAGAACAACAAAAATAACAATTTACTTTAAATTCAATGGAATA from Erwinia tracheiphila harbors:
- a CDS encoding Nramp family divalent metal transporter, producing MSNGRAEEQAIRRSRKIKFALMGPAFIVAIGYIDPGNFATNIQAGAAYGYQLLWVVVWANIMAMVIQLMSAKLGIATNKNLAEHIRDRFPRPAVWFYWVQAEIIAMATDLAEFIGAAMGFRLIFGISLLQGALLTGVVTFLILMLQKQGKKPLELLIGGLLLFVAAAYVIELFYSQPKFIALLQGIAIPSLPTSDAILLAAGVLGATIMPHVIYLHSSLTQSPDGASRAERYVSTRLDVAIAMTIAGFVNLAMMATAAAAFHFSGHTGIAGLDQAYLTLDPLLGRAASLVFGLSLLAAGLSSTVVGTMAGQVVMQGFIHVRIPLPVRRLVTMLPSFIVIIAGWEPTRILVLSQVLLSFGIALALVPLLIFTGNRELMGDMVNTRLMHNTGKAIVVVVVALNLYLLVSMIL
- a CDS encoding putative T6SS immunity periplasmic lipoprotein, with the translated sequence MMKSISVFIPVLFITSCHINDTRPENHRANVSVVGDGICVTLPDTENERISLLSINELGNSENMLDKQFTIGNTPKLYSDKCVSSFGFIFEPGKSYVFSINAIRMKEDHTMKNGNSYSVTFSVWVDKGELKVKDIN
- a CDS encoding tyrosine-type recombinase/integrase; translation: MTDKPAGKPLSSKAVEMMKPGDKNKSDTGENRGLRVTCGASGIKTFFYRYTSPVTNKLSQVKIGSFPQTSLAMARMKLQELKLIRSEGRCPASELKDEKQRLLEESQKPKAAVLTVEGLVELYLTGRIEDRKTKDGRIISGARKPKGQVEVRRTLYGDAVKSLGTRNAAEITRQDVINLINGIVARGAPVQAGNVLRELSLSYEFAIGLGRFDDSFANPALLAKFSLRQTRIKLTNGRGTRVLSEVELGKFLKWLPGSAYTPTIKNVLRLTLWTGCRTGEVCNMAWDDVDLEKGTIHLRETKTGVERYVQLSDQAIGFLKVLRLTSDKYLFPSQATKKPIQQKYLTENSWRLRENGQMLDIPHWTPHDLRRTVRTGLSRLQCPNEVAEAVLGHTRGGVEGIYNLYKYDAECRKWLQVWADYMEKLA
- a CDS encoding IS3 family transposase (programmed frameshift), which encodes MKKRFSDEQIISILREAEAGVSARELCRKHAISDATFYTGRKKFGGMEVPEVKRLKSLEEENARLKKLLAEAMLDKEALKVALGRKFLTTDQKREAVEVMCEITGLSQRRACRLAGLSLSTCRYSVQRPAADAQLSLRITELALERRRFGYRRIWQLLRREGLHVNHKRVYRIYHLNGLGVKRRRRRKGLATERLPLLRPDAPNLTWSMDFVMDALSSGRRIKCLTCVDDFTKECLTITAAFGISGVQVARILDGLALFRGYPATIRTDQGPEFTCCALEQWAFEHGVELRLIQPGKPTQNGFIESFNGRFRDECLNEHWFSDILHARKIINDWRQDYNESRPHSSLNYQTPLEFAACWRNGKHEEKPTDITN